The following nucleotide sequence is from Hylaeus volcanicus isolate JK05 chromosome 3, UHH_iyHylVolc1.0_haploid, whole genome shotgun sequence.
GGACGACGAGATGGCGTTGAATAATTAAAGCCTTGCTAGAAGTAAGAGGATCCCGCTCCGCAtgagaattataaattttcaaagccAGGCTCGGAGAAACGCTACTGGTATCATCCGAGCCCAAgaatgttcaaaaaaaaaaaaaaaaagatctaCGAAAGTACAGGCAGGTACAGTTTCTTCTCTCACTCTTGACTCCTCCCTTCATCTGTGGGATCGATCTTGaaggaatgaattttttacagTGGCACCAATtcaggaaacatttatttaaaaaaacacagGGAAGCGTTTCAATGGTCTGTAACTGTGAGAAAAGTGCAACTCTATCTCCACAATCCAGCATACTTTATCAGAATGCCAACGATAAGAAGAAAGGAGGAAAAGCCCAAGCAACCATGCAGCAAAACACTACCATATCTGTAGAAGAAGCAGGAATTATAAAGCTTATATAATTCACCGATTCAATGATTCGCTACGAAAGTACTGTGTTTATAGACACGATAGTGTTCTACTGGTTTAACAGATCcgataattttccattttctaatttgttATGCAGATAAAGTTGGACATTAAATTAGCGATGATACGAggaatgataataaaatgatgaaaaaattgattaattatgACGATAAAATTCACCAGAGATAATATTCAGCAAAGAAAGGAGGAACATTCCcttctataaatatgtataaagtaTTGCGGTGAATGTGATTCGCTTATAATATGCGGATCGTTACTTTGTAGAGTAATTATGCTACAGGAAACCGCGAGAAAATCAAGATAAAAGTCATTTGGTTCTTTCCGTTCTTGAACCTCGTCCCAAAAAAAGATTCAACATAGTgtagaagaaaattctttctgAGAATTATGAATAATACGCCGATGAAAAGATTAAGTTATCAAGTTTCACACTTTGGATCGACTGTGGAATTTGTAAATTGATGAATTGGTGTGAGGTCGAAGATTCCTGTTTCCTTTTGGAACTCACGATTTCACACAGCCTGCAGTTACATAGTTAATGACTTCCCATAAATCTTGAGGAACTATCGCAGCTGGCTCTACTACCATACATTACGTATTAGGAAATGGACCCCACGCAAATGTGATGGTTGATACTCATTAATGGAAGAGCGTGATCagatgtaaaataaataaaaaaaaaaagtaaaaaggaaGTCCTCGAGTTGATCACTTTTTCACGGGAGATCCTTTCACACAGAGAACGCGCTCTGACTTTCATTCCGTCGCGTCGGGCCGAAAAATTTGCTCAGCTTTGTATCTCTTTACAGCAGAGAACGTTCTTCACCTTCACTTCCggtaaaattgagatttacGTGATACAGCGCGACTGGCTACACccgaaaaagaaatcgtacgAGTAGCCGCCCTTTCTCGCATCAGTAAGCCGAGTGCTTTCGAAAAAAGTTTCGCTGGTCCGCGCTAAATTCCTCGGAGAGGACGATTACAATTTATGCGCGCgattaatgaatttctttttcgaccTCTGTTCTCGAATATCCAATTCCAAACGCAACCTACACGCGTTCAGTTGCCACGTAGATGAAATCGTCTTTGGAAGTTATCGCAACCGCACGAGGCGTTCACTTCCGGTAAGTGGAACGGCCGTGTAAATTTGCGGTTGCATCCGAACGCGTCTTTGCTCTTCCGCTTTGTCGGCGACTTAGCTGTACtcatagaattatttataattccatttaaatttgGACGTTCTGAAATCTAGATTAATCTTTGCCTTGGACGGGCTTCCTCCTTCGACGGAGAAGGTTTCCTCGTGTCCTGGGTACTTGAATAAATAAGAAACGATTCAACTAaaggtttaatttaaattcatttcaactcaaataaattttaatgggTAATTAGTTGACAAGAGTGTACCATACTCACTGCAGACAAGATACGGCCAGACCTGACATCGATAAAATTCTTCCATTCAAGCCAAAAGCGACCCACTGAACGGAGCGTATTACCCTAACGACGAAACATTTCCATTCTGTGCACTTCCCGCGTTCTCGAGCACGCGTAATCCTAACTTCCGGTGCACTGTAGACGGAGAACGGTTCAATGAACCGcgcgaaaaatgaaactcaAACCTTTCATATTCATCGGTGCGGTGCATAGACTTCCTCCGAAGGTTGCCATGTGGTGAGACCTGAGGCAGTATACCCTGGAAAGGGTCGACACTCTAGTGCAAGGAATCAGTGAAAGGTGGTGGAATCGATGTTACTATATAAGCTCGGTGCTCTACTTGCCATAGACATTCAACGTTCAGTTCCTGTGCTCATACAATTAACGAACCCATCCGAATACCTGCAATTATGAATCAAATTGTAAGATTCCTATTCAACAATTATATGTTAACGATTTATTAAGCTCGAGTAGTACTGCTACCCTCTATTTGCTAACGGATGAAATCGAAAAATACCCACTGTACCAACGTATTCAACTCAGGATTAATCATTTCACGTTTACAGATTGCATTGATGGGCTTCACTGTGTTTGCTGGAGTGGTCTCTGGAGGTCATTACGACGAAGATCACGGTCACTCGACCTACGAGGAGAAGTCAAAGCCAGTGGAGATaccaatttataaaaaatatggtaaatattttagacTGAATATTTAGACTTAATCTAATTTTGAAGTAGATATATGAACGCCATCATTTTCGAGAACGTGGTAATTAATAGCGTTTGTTTACCTTTCCAGCGATCCCGATACCTCATCCGGTGCCAGTGGAAATTCCTCAAAAGATAGAAATCCCGATCCCGCAGCCTCACAACGTTCCTATCGAGATTCCTCATCCTTACCCGGTCGAAGTCGTCAAGGAAGTTCAAGTTCCCATCGAGAAACCAGAACCCGTTGTAGTGGAGAAACATGTAAGCATAAGCGTTCAAGTGCCTTACTAACGATATAATGTTGGATAGCTCAATCACGTCCCTATGATCGATGGCTCTAACGTCTAATCTCGCATTCGCATAGGTGCCTTTCGTAGTTGAGAAGCCGTATCCAGTATACGTGGAGAAGAAATTCCCGATTCCCGTTGCCAAGCCGTATCCAGTTCATGTTCCAGTCTACAAGCACGTATTCCATTACACTTCGAAGGGCAAAGGATGGCACTAAGCTACCGTTCAGCTAGCTGCTGATCCGCTTGGAATCTTTTCAACGtccgaaaattatttaaatgaactcAGTAATCTGATCTGTGCGGGTACACTCTCTTTCCATGTATTGGAAatctgtaaattattttgtaaagcatgactatattttcatagataGGAAATCCTATGGATATCCCATCTGGGAAGATATAGCATACCTGTACAGACTAGATTGTTGACATCCAGATTCATCCACGTCGATGATGGCGATACTCCCTCGACGCAAACGACGTAGATACGAGTCTCGTATCGACATCGTTTCGGTCGACACCAACGTTGCCAATGctattgttattgttacgATTTTATACACACGTTAAGTTTTCTTACTCTAGTATCTAGTAGCGTGTTCTTTGTTAATAAACTATGTATGAAATGTCTCCTGATGTTGAATTAATCAAGATTACACCAGGGATGGGTAacactttattcgaataacggtTGGGTCGATCGAATATTCCGTAATAAGTAAATTCGCCTTTATTTGTCATTCTTGacattcttatctagatacgAATCTTGTCCATCCCTGAATCGCACTCGAAGATTGTTAACCGCTGACGTTCGCGTGCCTGAGTAACCCTGCGCATGATTCAATTAGTCGAGATTGTTTTTCCTGAGATCGACAGGAAACGGTATTGGGTCGTAACGGTAGCAAACGCGTCTTCCTGGTCTATCGACGGAACAAACAGGGAACGCGTAAGTAACCCCCTCACGCTTCGCTCCCTTGTCATGTATTACGGATCGACTGGAAAGAAACCGGCCACTAGCAGAGAATTCTGCGCGATCTTGATTCCCCATAATGAGCCCGAGACAGTAGACAACAACGTTCCTGCATCGAAACCACTTTTACTCGGGATACACTTTCACTGTTCCGCTCGCTGATACGGGGAGTACCGCGTACGAATCGAATCTTCCGTGCAACTTCTCTACCATGGCCACACCCCaccatctctctctctctgaaCAACTCTCGTAATGTTCCAAGT
It contains:
- the LOC128873407 gene encoding MAGE-like protein 2 translates to MNQIIALMGFTVFAGVVSGGHYDEDHGHSTYEEKSKPVEIPIYKKYAIPIPHPVPVEIPQKIEIPIPQPHNVPIEIPHPYPVEVVKEVQVPIEKPEPVVVEKHVPFVVEKPYPVYVEKKFPIPVAKPYPVHVPVYKHVFHYTSKGKGWH